One stretch of Candidatus Saccharibacteria bacterium oral taxon 488 DNA includes these proteins:
- a CDS encoding DUF262 domain-containing protein: MSGFKAREATLQNLFDSGDYDQFVIPHYQRSYVWGQDELENFWNDFIERKEVGQLYLLGSVIVSRTKQKRSFGVVDGQQRLITSSVFITALKDVWSEKFGRDEEYFSLERFIKKKVLGSNNAIFKIDVAGSLKQCYIDMIISGSIKKEYKNEDQKNLHRAYDYFKDKLRDSYDANKANDNQRKKLLLQKLENLLDTNLVLVILDDEDDAYEVFEGFNARGVDLSISDLFKNLFLQKIKGTEEEKARALEEWDNIIQIVTELRIPKFTINTFIRYYWIRNHSFIGERQLYKKIKKETKNYRELLSDMYQIAESLRVLFNGSPYEIRDFLGHPEAKAEYAKSISDSLRALRVMNTQSYMVWLMSIAAKRNKEFISLKMFARSLGQIERFSFRYFVVSKLPANRVEKMYAKFSNELFKLSDTRDKQRIATLLDKELLNRIEQDKLLPPREQFIADFGLLCLKSNNKNLVRYILTQIENQLSSGEKGVTQEVVTIEHIMPQRLNKGWNISQTDHKNCVNMLGNLTILKGALNSSASNKAINEKIRHFKDSDLKMNGDLVDLINKKSDWGKDEIIERQNAFAEASDGIWSVDKR; this comes from the coding sequence GTGTCGGGATTTAAGGCTCGTGAAGCAACATTACAAAATTTATTCGATAGTGGCGACTATGATCAGTTTGTGATCCCGCATTATCAACGTAGTTATGTGTGGGGTCAAGACGAATTGGAGAATTTCTGGAATGATTTTATTGAACGTAAAGAAGTAGGACAGCTTTATTTACTTGGCTCAGTCATTGTTAGTAGGACAAAACAAAAACGTTCTTTTGGGGTTGTGGATGGTCAACAACGTCTTATTACAAGCTCGGTGTTTATAACAGCCTTGAAAGATGTTTGGAGCGAAAAGTTTGGTCGTGATGAGGAATATTTTTCTTTGGAAAGATTTATTAAAAAGAAGGTATTAGGTAGCAATAATGCCATCTTTAAGATAGATGTTGCGGGCAGTCTGAAGCAATGCTATATTGACATGATTATTTCAGGAAGTATCAAAAAGGAATATAAGAACGAAGATCAGAAAAATCTTCATCGTGCATATGATTACTTCAAAGATAAGTTACGTGACTCGTACGATGCAAATAAAGCTAATGATAATCAACGAAAAAAGTTGCTGCTACAAAAACTTGAGAATCTTCTAGACACTAATCTAGTGCTGGTTATTCTTGACGATGAGGACGATGCTTACGAAGTGTTTGAGGGGTTCAATGCTCGTGGTGTAGATCTTTCTATCTCGGACTTGTTTAAAAACCTTTTTCTACAAAAGATAAAAGGAACAGAAGAAGAAAAAGCAAGAGCACTTGAAGAGTGGGATAATATTATTCAGATAGTTACAGAATTGCGGATTCCAAAGTTTACGATTAATACGTTTATTAGGTATTATTGGATAAGAAACCACTCGTTTATAGGCGAGCGTCAGCTTTACAAGAAAATTAAGAAAGAAACAAAGAATTATAGGGAATTGCTTTCTGATATGTATCAGATCGCGGAATCTTTACGGGTATTATTTAATGGATCGCCTTATGAGATAAGGGATTTTCTTGGGCACCCAGAAGCAAAAGCAGAATATGCAAAATCTATCAGTGATTCATTACGTGCTTTGAGGGTTATGAATACTCAGAGCTATATGGTTTGGCTGATGTCTATAGCAGCTAAGCGAAATAAAGAATTTATTAGTCTTAAGATGTTTGCTCGATCGCTTGGTCAGATAGAAAGGTTTTCATTTAGGTATTTTGTAGTTTCAAAATTACCAGCAAATCGTGTTGAAAAAATGTATGCTAAATTTTCAAACGAACTATTTAAATTGTCCGATACTCGGGATAAACAAAGAATAGCAACTTTATTAGATAAGGAGCTTTTGAATAGAATTGAACAAGATAAACTTCTACCTCCACGAGAGCAGTTTATTGCTGATTTTGGTTTATTGTGCCTAAAATCTAATAATAAAAATCTTGTTCGGTACATTTTAACTCAAATAGAAAATCAGTTAAGTAGCGGCGAGAAGGGCGTTACTCAAGAAGTTGTTACAATTGAGCATATTATGCCCCAGAGGTTAAACAAGGGGTGGAATATATCGCAAACCGATCATAAAAACTGTGTTAATATGCTTGGTAATTTGACAATCCTAAAAGGTGCGTTAAACTCATCTGCAAGCAATAAAGCAATTAACGAAAAGATTCGTCATTTTAAAGATTCAGACTTAAAGATGAATGGTGATCTAGTTGATCTAATAAATAAAAAAAGCGATTGGGGTAAAGACGAAATAATAGAAAGACAAAATGCTTTTGCAGAAGCATCCGATGGTATCTGGTCTGTAGATAAAAGATAA
- the mutM gene encoding bifunctional DNA-formamidopyrimidine glycosylase/DNA-(apurinic or apyrimidinic site) lyase yields the protein MPELPEVETVRRGLAELLPGRVVARTAVFDSPKSFPNAPADVKQFLYGARVTAVRRRAKVLMIDLDTRYSLVVHLKMTGQLVFRQSSRHGARVSPKGSRDPRNLARNFSADTAREIDDFAGGHPSDSLIGELPDRSTRVQIEFTDGSRLFFNDQRKFGWVKLLPTDEVKNLPFMQKVGPEPLDPQTRAEDFIQRIRRRQNSMIKPALLDQAVIAGVGNIYADEALWAAQIHPQTRVKNVSDQQLNTLFTELRRVLQLSIDQGGSTDKNYVDAEGRKGNYLTFAHVFRREGQACHRHPDQEIIKLKVGGRGTHVCPVCQKPPIFDK from the coding sequence ATGCCGGAACTTCCCGAAGTCGAAACAGTTCGCCGCGGGTTGGCGGAGCTACTGCCGGGCCGAGTGGTGGCGCGAACGGCAGTATTTGATTCGCCAAAAAGCTTTCCGAATGCGCCGGCTGATGTTAAACAATTTTTATATGGCGCGCGCGTGACGGCGGTACGGCGGCGGGCAAAGGTGCTGATGATTGATCTGGACACTCGCTACTCGCTGGTGGTGCATTTGAAGATGACGGGGCAGTTGGTGTTTCGTCAAAGCTCTCGTCATGGCGCTCGGGTATCCCCAAAAGGATCTCGGGACCCACGTAACCTTGCCCGCAATTTTTCTGCGGATACCGCTCGCGAGATCGACGACTTTGCTGGCGGGCATCCAAGCGACAGTTTAATTGGTGAGCTGCCAGATCGGTCAACGCGGGTGCAAATTGAGTTTACCGATGGGTCGCGGCTGTTTTTTAACGATCAGCGCAAGTTTGGTTGGGTAAAATTGCTGCCGACTGATGAAGTAAAAAACCTGCCGTTCATGCAAAAAGTTGGGCCGGAACCGCTTGATCCTCAGACGCGTGCCGAGGATTTTATCCAGCGGATTCGCCGCCGCCAGAATTCGATGATTAAGCCAGCATTGCTTGACCAAGCGGTGATCGCCGGGGTTGGTAATATTTATGCTGACGAGGCGCTGTGGGCAGCACAGATTCATCCGCAAACGCGGGTAAAAAATGTTAGCGATCAGCAGTTGAACACATTATTTACTGAGCTGCGGCGCGTCTTGCAGCTCAGTATTGATCAAGGCGGCTCAACCGATAAAAATTATGTTGATGCCGAGGGCCGAAAAGGGAATTATCTAACATTTGCTCATGTGTTTCGCCGCGAAGGTCAAGCCTGCCATCGCCACCCCGACCAAGAAATCATCAAGCTAAAAGTCGGCGGCCGCGGCACGCATGTGTGTCCGGTCTGCCAGAAACCACCGATATTTGACAAATAG
- the rpsT gene encoding 30S ribosomal protein S20, translated as MPIIKSAIKRAKQTLKRRERNIGIKRDIKSAVKAFMAEPSTEALAAAHSELDTAVKKNLLKKNTAARRKSALSAIAKKAGVKLEATKKSTAKAPVKTAAKTTAKSTTVKKPAAKKPAAKEAN; from the coding sequence ATGCCAATCATCAAATCCGCCATCAAACGGGCCAAACAAACCCTAAAGCGCCGCGAACGCAATATCGGCATCAAGCGCGACATCAAGTCAGCCGTCAAAGCTTTCATGGCTGAGCCGAGTACTGAGGCGCTAGCCGCTGCTCACAGTGAGCTTGACACCGCTGTCAAGAAGAACCTGCTCAAGAAAAATACTGCTGCCCGACGCAAGAGCGCTCTCTCAGCTATCGCTAAAAAGGCCGGCGTGAAGCTTGAAGCGACCAAAAAATCAACTGCCAAAGCCCCAGTAAAGACGGCGGCAAAAACCACCGCGAAATCAACCACCGTCAAAAAGCCAGCTGCGAAAAAGCCAGCTGCCAAAGAGGCTAACTAG
- the truB gene encoding tRNA pseudouridine(55) synthase TruB has product MDEVLLIDKPAGMTSFGVVARLRRVLSQAAGKKVKVGHTGTLDPFATGLMIIVTGKKCREADTFTKLDKWYEAEIMLGETSTTGDPEGELTRVSERQPPRSEVEAVLSTLVGEIKQRPPIFSAIKINGRRAYQLARQGQSVDMPERTVSIYALELVAYEYPRLVIRAHVSSGTYIRSLAVDIGQKLGTGAYCHQLRRQAIAEYDVAQAKPLADFGISS; this is encoded by the coding sequence ATGGACGAGGTGCTGCTCATTGATAAGCCGGCTGGCATGACGAGTTTTGGGGTAGTAGCGCGGTTGCGGCGAGTGCTCAGCCAGGCGGCGGGCAAGAAAGTGAAAGTTGGCCATACTGGTACGCTCGATCCGTTCGCTACGGGACTGATGATTATCGTGACGGGCAAGAAGTGCCGTGAGGCTGATACCTTTACGAAGCTTGATAAGTGGTATGAAGCAGAAATCATGCTTGGCGAGACGTCGACGACCGGTGATCCTGAGGGTGAACTGACTCGCGTGTCGGAGCGGCAGCCGCCTCGCAGTGAGGTTGAAGCGGTACTCAGTACATTAGTGGGTGAAATTAAACAGCGCCCACCGATATTTAGCGCCATCAAGATCAATGGCCGTCGGGCCTATCAGCTGGCACGTCAGGGTCAGTCGGTCGATATGCCAGAGCGCACCGTGTCGATCTATGCCCTGGAGCTTGTCGCGTATGAGTATCCTCGTCTGGTGATTCGAGCGCATGTTTCGAGCGGTACGTACATTCGGAGCCTAGCGGTTGATATTGGTCAGAAGCTGGGAACAGGGGCCTACTGCCACCAGCTGCGCCGCCAGGCTATCGCTGAATATGACGTCGCTCAGGCAAAACCATTAGCGGATTTTGGGATTTCGTCTTGA
- a CDS encoding prepilin-type N-terminal cleavage/methylation domain-containing protein has translation MGRQTGFTIVELLIVMVVIAILATIGIVAYSGVRQDATDTKIRSIVKIAGDALQIYDTQKRTLPSGQGTFNNANSVDSLVPQYIQPGYREGVSSKNASSPDDIFVWYPCKDTSGKITGIAVFAALNSAKPQESAQVNAVKATCNIPGAAVPTTGRPAYNYVQTF, from the coding sequence ATGGGTAGGCAGACAGGTTTTACAATCGTTGAACTATTAATTGTGATGGTCGTGATCGCGATTTTGGCAACCATCGGTATTGTGGCGTATTCGGGCGTGCGCCAGGACGCTACCGATACCAAGATCCGTTCCATCGTCAAGATCGCTGGGGACGCGCTGCAGATATATGATACACAGAAGCGAACGCTGCCGTCAGGACAGGGGACGTTCAACAACGCTAATAGCGTTGACTCGCTTGTACCACAGTATATCCAGCCGGGGTATCGTGAGGGTGTCAGCAGCAAGAACGCGTCTAGTCCAGACGATATTTTTGTCTGGTATCCATGCAAAGATACCTCTGGTAAGATAACAGGTATTGCGGTATTTGCGGCCCTTAATTCCGCCAAGCCGCAGGAGTCGGCTCAGGTTAATGCGGTCAAGGCGACCTGCAACATTCCGGGTGCAGCTGTGCCGACTACGGGTAGACCAGCTTATAACTACGTGCAGACCTTTTAG
- the rpsO gene encoding 30S ribosomal protein S15, which translates to MISKDDKAKAIALTQVNKDDVGSPQAQVSILTARIKEVTKHLKANKHDFMARRGLIQMVGKRKRLLKYLERTDFESYKAVVAALGLRK; encoded by the coding sequence ATGATTAGCAAAGACGATAAAGCGAAAGCAATTGCTTTGACTCAGGTCAACAAGGACGACGTTGGCAGCCCGCAGGCGCAGGTGTCGATCTTGACGGCTCGTATCAAAGAGGTCACAAAGCACCTGAAGGCGAATAAGCACGACTTCATGGCACGCCGTGGCTTAATCCAGATGGTTGGCAAGCGTAAGCGCCTGCTCAAATACCTGGAGCGAACTGATTTTGAGAGTTATAAAGCGGTTGTGGCTGCCCTGGGTCTGCGTAAATAG
- a CDS encoding sortase: MKQITHARNRRRWLSINLAIIMLAGGGYTLITAFSPFFRAQLINPTRNETTQLLAATPETSITEDRLYIPKIDINVPYATGGAETMERGAWWRRPENGNPVDGGNFVLSAHRFIMGLTPQQTIQKSPFYNIDKLRIGDEIIIDYRGRRYTYVISRLFDVKPDAVHIENRTNKPQLTLYSCTLGGAADGRTVFVATPR; this comes from the coding sequence GTGAAGCAGATAACCCACGCCAGAAACCGCCGCCGATGGCTCAGTATAAATCTGGCTATTATCATGCTCGCCGGTGGCGGCTACACACTCATCACGGCGTTTAGTCCATTCTTTCGCGCTCAGCTCATTAACCCAACGCGCAACGAAACCACCCAGCTTCTCGCCGCTACGCCAGAAACCAGCATCACCGAGGATCGTCTCTATATTCCCAAAATTGATATTAATGTGCCGTACGCTACTGGCGGCGCCGAAACTATGGAGCGAGGTGCATGGTGGCGTCGGCCAGAGAATGGCAATCCAGTCGACGGCGGCAACTTCGTCTTGTCGGCCCATCGATTTATCATGGGCCTGACGCCGCAGCAAACCATCCAAAAATCACCATTCTACAATATTGATAAACTACGCATTGGCGATGAAATAATCATTGACTACCGTGGCAGGCGCTATACCTACGTCATATCCCGGCTATTTGATGTCAAGCCGGATGCCGTTCACATCGAAAACCGAACCAACAAGCCACAGCTTACCCTCTATTCATGCACGCTTGGCGGCGCAGCCGACGGCCGGACGGTTTTTGTAGCTACGCCACGTTAA